atagttaaGCAATTAAATATCTGCAGAAATTAACATTAATTCATGAAAAATAAAGTTAAACATATCCATTGAGTCATCGTACCATATTCAAATACAAAcactaaaatgaaaataaatgtgtTGTCATTTCCAAGTATTGAAAATTATAACCACACTTGAAATAAAACAACAATCACAAGTGCACCATTTTACTTTGTCATTTTGTGAGCTTTGCACTTGCTTTCATTTGCTTTGCTCTTTTTGCCATGAAAACCTATAATATAAACATAGAAAAACCAATGTTACCTTAATGTCCAGTAAGCAAGATAGACAACAAAATGCACATATTCTTTCGTGATGGTGTCtatacaaacaaaacaaaaaacattaaggcattgatgGACCTCAATCAATAGTAACAGTTATTGTAATGCACAAGGGTATCGTTGTGTGTGCCTTTCTATCATATTCATGTCCACAAGATTCATCTTCTCGCAATGGGTAGCTAATACTTTACAAGCAATCTAATATTCATACTGTAAATTCAGAGAGCTAAGCTTCGGCATTGATGAGGAATAAGCCATAAGGGAGTTTCCTGCACTAAAAATACAGACAACCTCTAACCCGAGGGGCATACCACATAAAAGTCAAAACAGCTGCACAGTAAGCTATTATCCATTACTGGATGCTTCCTACAAACGGAAGTGGGCTGTTGTTTGGGATCTAAATGTGCTTCCAGAGCTCTTTAAAGTGACAAATGGAGAAAGTAGAAATCATGGAACATGCATGATTCTCAAGTATAGCTTTCACTATGAAAATTAACCTTAACCAACAGCACCGGAATCCCTTAGTATCTTCCAACTCAAAATCATATATAGTAATCAAGCATTATTTTGTTTCAGTCAAAAGGAAGATACCATGATGGCAATCTGAGCTATACACTTACTTTGCAAATTCCTTGGTAGCTTCAAACTCAAAGTCATAAGCATATGCGGCATAAGAATCACAACAGATAATGTGTTGAACATTCTCATACTGTGGATCTGGAAAGAAGTGATCATActgcaaaaataataataataataatgaattatgttattattactattattataataataaaTGGTGCATTACTAGCAGTGACTCTGACAGCAAACAACAGGACACTTACAGAATGACCAGTTTTGAATTCAGATGATATCCTCAATCGCAGTACACAGCCAAAAGCATATGGTCGACTTAGCATCCGGTACCTGCAAATCATGCATCTCAGTCACTAGAACCTAGATATGTTCTGTATGCTTATAACCTTTACATCTTTTGTCAAGAAGGGTAAGAACCAGTGAGAATTGGCCCAGCTCCAATGAGGGCACCCTCTAAGATAATTTAATATTCTTGAAACCTAGAAACTATTTTGTCACTCTATCCAATGGCTTACTATATCTATCTCCATCAAAATTAGAAGCAAAGATAAGATATTCATTAAAGTTTACATAATACATACTAGATGGAATTTAACTGCATCACTTGCTAACATATTTAATAACTAATAACACAGACATATACATGCATACACATGGatgagaaaacaaaaattggcCTTTTGAACCATATCACATGTATTGACTTTCCCATGCTCTTTGATAATTTATTATCTTGAGAACATTTTCATTCTGAAATTCCAAGCAATCCTCCATTATATTCATTCATCTTTACACCTGAGTTTGAATCCTATAAATTGCTTATAATTTATTTACTGATGATCCAAGCACATGACAAAATCAATGATTTAAGACTTGCACtgaaatatgaggaaataagaACCTAAAAGAAAGGAGGATGCACTTTGAATTGATCTTCTAATTAAGGAACTTAACATGGGAATAAaactgctttcttttatttgaattttctaatATGTAGTGCAGCACGCTTGCTAAATGAGCTTCAAAGTCTTAACTAATACTGAAGTTAATTGGTCTAGTTAAGTTCTATCCCGCATCACACACTAGAATATCAATATAAATCTACAGTATTTCAAGGACTACTCACATGTCCTGTGGAAGTGTTAAATCATCAGTATTTGAATAAAAGTACAATGAGCCTCCACTTTCTACGCTAAGAAACTTCAGAGATGCCAAATCTGTATTCTCATTTGTAATAGCAAAGATGTCTACGCAAACACCTGCTTGAACAACGACAGCAGCCTGTAAAATATGTCAATGCTTACACTTACAGAAAGATATTCAACAGATGATACCACAGACAAGTAAGACTAAATTACCAAATCTTTATAGAAAGGTGTCTGCTCAGGAAGCAATGCACGGTCCGCATCCTCTCCTCTACTAGCATATTGTTCACCGTACTGTCTTGTATCTAGTTGCCCAGCTCCATAGTCAGGAGGACTAGACAAAAAGGCAAAGACTCTACCTGCGGTTACATGCAAAGGAGACAACAACCTATATCATGCTTTTCTATGTCATGTGATGATAAGAACACGAGTTTAACCTCTGATTATAACAGAGCACTGCTATAGAAAATATTGAGCTCTGAGATTCACCACCTACCTAGTGCAAATGTGCTTCCATATTCAGATCCAAGGTAGTTTAAAAGGGCTTCAATTGCCACCCCAAAACCTCGCCCACCCATCAAAACACCATCTACTCCTTGCCCTGCTGCTGTTCTTCTCTCCCATGAAGTTGTTGGTCTAATTGTTTCAAGTGCTGATCCAATACGGTCCTTACAAGTTTCCACCTGTGACAATGTTACCAATGTTACAGATTTAGTGAATTGTTTACACAATAAACTGTAACAAAACAACCCAATCACTAAATCAGAAACATATTGCACAACAGAAAAGATAAAGAGTGATTTTACATACTGGAGCCAAGAACTGTAACAAGGGCTGTGTACTTACTCTGTCAGAAGAAATATTTAACTTCATTTAATATTATATTGCACAACCCAATCACTAAATCAGAAACATATTGCACAACAGAAAAGATAAAGAGTGATTTTACATACTGGAGCCAAGAACTGTAACAAGGGCTGTCTACCAACTTATATAATTAGAGGCAAGAAATATTTAatattataaataaaataatttggcCTGCACTAAGAAATATTTAATGGTAATAGTGGATTAGATGAAGTGAAATAAAAGTTACCTACAGTTTGGATATTAGCAAATTggatttttgtaattttaattaACCAGAAGCTGGGTCCAAGTCATCATTGATTGTGAATCCAAATCAGAATCAGATAATATATTGGAACTTGGAAGCATGCATTTCAAAATAATTTCATAGATGTTCATGTTTAATCATCCAAATACTACTAATTTATGAAAACATGTACTAATTTATGTGTTATCACAATTCCTCTATCAAATGTGCTTTGTACAACCTCTGTTAAAAGTTTCTGACAGTTGCAAAGTTTACTTACTAAGAAATTTACTTTGGAATTCATTGCTAAAATGGTCTGTAAGGTTTATGATATTTGAAATGGGATTCAAGTGAGTGTATATATGATTATTTCATTTTGTCCTATAATGTTAATATTTGATGCCCCATTTATCATtctaattaaagaagaatgtgACTACTTGAGCTTGATACACCTCATATGGTAAAGTCGACTATTGTCGATAGCTAGACTGGGACAAGCAAAGATCGTAGGTATGTGTTTCTAAGGATTCTATCTCAAAAAAAAGACTGCTAGATTAAGATGGATATAATAAACAGGACATGGTTTCTTTTGATTTGTAAGAGGACATCAGCTGTTGCTCAAGTTTTACTTATTCTGGAAATT
This portion of the Rosa chinensis cultivar Old Blush chromosome 1, RchiOBHm-V2, whole genome shotgun sequence genome encodes:
- the LOC112173468 gene encoding protein transport protein Sec24-like At3g07100 isoform X2 translates to MGGRGFGVAIEALLNYLGSEYGSTFALGRVFAFLSSPPDYGAGQLDTRQYGEQYASRGEDADRALLPEQTPFYKDLAAVVVQAGVCVDIFAITNENTDLASLKFLSVESGGSLYFYSNTDDLTLPQDMYRMLSRPYAFGCVLRLRISSEFKTGHSYDHFFPDPQYENVQHIICCDSYAAYAYDFEFEATKEFAKFSWQKEQSK
- the LOC112173468 gene encoding protein transport protein Sec24-like At3g07100 isoform X1 gives rise to the protein MKLNISSDRVSTQPLLQFLAPVETCKDRIGSALETIRPTTSWERRTAAGQGVDGVLMGGRGFGVAIEALLNYLGSEYGSTFALGRVFAFLSSPPDYGAGQLDTRQYGEQYASRGEDADRALLPEQTPFYKDLAAVVVQAGVCVDIFAITNENTDLASLKFLSVESGGSLYFYSNTDDLTLPQDMYRMLSRPYAFGCVLRLRISSEFKTGHSYDHFFPDPQYENVQHIICCDSYAAYAYDFEFEATKEFAKFSWQKEQSK